In Streptomyces dangxiongensis, one DNA window encodes the following:
- a CDS encoding SRPBCC family protein, with protein MDWNHHRFHSLWPLPAPPAAVYAALERPEGYPRWWPQVRAVTRRDSRTGVITIRSVLPYDLTVAVRETRRDPSAGVLEVALSGDMEGWARWTVTAVGPGALARYDQEVDVRKPLLRLLAVPGRPVFRANHRLMMRAGRRGLRRHLGAV; from the coding sequence ATGGACTGGAACCACCACCGCTTCCACAGCCTGTGGCCCCTGCCCGCCCCGCCGGCCGCGGTGTACGCGGCACTGGAGCGCCCCGAGGGGTATCCCCGCTGGTGGCCACAGGTGCGGGCGGTGACCCGGCGGGACAGCCGCACCGGCGTGATCACCATCAGGTCCGTGCTGCCGTACGACCTCACCGTCGCCGTGCGGGAGACCCGCAGGGACCCGTCCGCCGGCGTCCTGGAGGTCGCGCTCTCGGGCGACATGGAGGGCTGGGCACGCTGGACGGTCACAGCGGTCGGCCCCGGCGCGCTCGCCCGCTACGACCAGGAGGTCGATGTGCGCAAACCCCTGCTCAGGCTGCTCGCCGTACCCGGACGGCCCGTCTTCCGCGCCAACCACCGGCTGATGATGCGCGCCGGACGGCGCGGACTGCGGCGGCACCTGGGAGCGGTTTGA
- a CDS encoding 3'-5' exonuclease has product MTTWYEGPLAAFDTETTGVDVETDRIVSAAVVVQDAPGTRPRVSRWLVNPGVPVPEAATAVHGLTEDHLHRNGRWPAPVMYEIAEQLAEHAALGRPLVVMNAPFDLTLLDRELRRHRASALDRWFESVPLRVLDPRVLDKHLDRYRKGRRTLTDLCAHYDVPLQDAHDAAADALAALDVVRAVGRRFAARLERLSPTELHALQANWHAAQARGLQAWFARSGSEETVCTDWPLRPELPAAA; this is encoded by the coding sequence ATGACGACCTGGTACGAGGGGCCGCTGGCCGCCTTCGACACGGAGACGACGGGCGTGGACGTCGAGACCGACCGGATCGTGTCGGCCGCCGTCGTCGTCCAGGACGCGCCGGGGACCCGGCCCCGGGTGTCCCGCTGGCTGGTGAACCCGGGTGTGCCGGTGCCGGAGGCGGCGACGGCGGTGCACGGACTGACGGAGGATCACCTGCACCGCAACGGGCGGTGGCCGGCGCCGGTGATGTACGAGATAGCCGAGCAACTGGCCGAGCACGCGGCGCTGGGCCGGCCGCTGGTGGTGATGAACGCGCCGTTCGACCTGACGCTGCTGGACCGGGAGCTGCGCCGGCACCGGGCGTCGGCGCTGGACCGCTGGTTCGAGTCGGTGCCGCTGAGGGTGCTGGACCCGCGGGTGCTGGACAAGCACCTGGACCGGTACCGCAAGGGCCGCCGGACGCTGACCGACCTGTGCGCGCACTATGACGTGCCGCTCCAGGACGCGCACGACGCGGCGGCGGACGCGCTGGCCGCACTGGACGTCGTACGGGCGGTGGGCCGCCGTTTCGCGGCCCGGCTGGAGCGCCTGTCCCCCACCGAGCTGCACGCGCTCCAGGCGAACTGGCACGCGGCGCAGGCGCGGGGACTGCAGGCGTGGTTCGCGCGCAGCGGCTCGGAGGAGACGGTGTGCACGGACTGGCCGCTCAGGCCCGAGCTTCCCGCGGCGGCGTAG
- a CDS encoding DUF4365 domain-containing protein, with protein sequence MAVAQPERGGLLPDRPGTLRGTLATTACMETLQVGYLHAVAAAAGCSLSQPFPDNGIDWHVSHSAPGHTVDDEVTVKVQLKATYQVAPDPPGPFFSFTLDNAHLRKLARTPVSVHKILVVMLVPRSPDDWLRAGHERLELRHCCYWTNLAGHPVTGRHRTTVRIPTSRIFDDRALCEIMARVGTGGRP encoded by the coding sequence ATGGCCGTAGCACAGCCCGAGCGGGGCGGGTTGCTGCCCGACCGCCCGGGCACCCTCCGCGGCACGCTCGCCACCACCGCCTGCATGGAGACGTTGCAGGTCGGCTATCTGCACGCGGTCGCCGCCGCGGCCGGCTGCTCGCTGTCCCAGCCCTTCCCCGACAACGGCATCGACTGGCACGTCAGCCACAGCGCACCCGGGCACACCGTCGACGACGAGGTCACCGTCAAGGTGCAGTTGAAGGCCACCTACCAGGTCGCGCCCGACCCCCCGGGCCCCTTCTTCTCCTTCACCCTCGACAACGCCCACCTGCGCAAACTCGCCCGCACCCCGGTGTCGGTCCACAAGATCCTGGTGGTCATGCTCGTCCCGCGCTCCCCGGACGACTGGCTGCGCGCCGGCCACGAACGGCTGGAACTCAGACACTGCTGCTACTGGACCAACCTCGCCGGCCACCCCGTCACCGGCCGGCACCGGACCACCGTGCGGATACCGACCTCGCGCATCTTCGACGACCGGGCGCTGTGCGAGATCATGGCGCGGGTCGGGACGGGAGGCAGGCCATGA
- the thrS gene encoding threonine--tRNA ligase, whose protein sequence is MSDVRVIIQRDSEREERVVTTGTTAADLFAGERSVIAARVGGELRDLAWELSDGDEVEGVEISSEDGLNILRHSTAHVMAQAVQELFPEAKLGIGPPVKDGFYYDFDVEKPFTPEDLKAVEKKMQEIQKRGQKFARRVVTDEAARAELASEPYKLELIGLKGSASHDDGADVEVGAGELTIYDNLDAKTGELCWKDLCRGPHLPSTRLIPAFKLMRNAAAYWRGSEKNPMLQRIYGTAWPSKDELKAHLEFLAEAEKRDHRKLGSELDLFSIPEQIGSGLAVFHPRGGIIRRVMEDYSRRRHEEEGYEFVYTPHATKGKLFETSGHLDWYADGMYPPMQLDEGVDYYLKPMNCPMHNLIFDARGRSYRELPLRLFEFGTVYRYEKSGVVHGLTRARGFTQDDAHIYCTREQMSGELDSTLTFVLNLLRDYGLTDFYLELSTKDPEKFVGSDEAWEEATETLRQVAEKQGLPLVPDPGGAAFYGPKISVQAKDAIGRTWQMSTIQLDFNLPERFNLEYTGPDGSKQRPVMIHRALFGSIERFFAVLLEHYAGAFPAWLAPVQAIGIPVGDAHIEYLGKFAAAARKKGLRVEVDSSSDRMQKKIRTAQKQKVPFMVIVGDEDMNAGTVSFRYRDGSQENGIPFDEAIAKIVKVVEERTQV, encoded by the coding sequence GTGTCAGACGTCCGTGTGATCATCCAACGCGATTCCGAGCGGGAAGAACGCGTGGTGACGACGGGCACTACGGCCGCCGACCTCTTCGCGGGCGAGCGCTCCGTCATCGCCGCGCGCGTCGGCGGCGAGCTGAGGGACCTCGCGTGGGAGCTGTCCGACGGTGACGAGGTCGAGGGCGTCGAGATCTCGTCCGAGGACGGCCTGAACATCCTGCGCCACTCCACCGCGCACGTCATGGCGCAGGCCGTGCAGGAGCTGTTCCCCGAGGCCAAGCTGGGCATCGGCCCGCCCGTGAAGGACGGCTTCTACTACGACTTCGACGTGGAGAAGCCCTTCACGCCCGAGGATCTCAAGGCCGTCGAGAAGAAGATGCAGGAGATCCAGAAGCGCGGGCAGAAGTTCGCCCGCCGTGTCGTCACCGACGAGGCGGCCCGCGCGGAGCTGGCCTCCGAGCCGTACAAGCTGGAGCTGATCGGCCTCAAGGGCTCGGCGTCGCACGACGACGGCGCGGACGTCGAGGTCGGCGCCGGCGAGCTGACGATCTACGACAACCTGGACGCCAAGACCGGCGAGCTGTGCTGGAAGGACCTCTGCCGCGGTCCGCACCTGCCCTCGACCCGGCTGATCCCGGCGTTCAAGCTGATGCGCAACGCCGCCGCCTACTGGCGCGGCAGCGAGAAGAACCCGATGCTCCAGCGCATCTACGGCACCGCCTGGCCGTCCAAGGACGAGCTGAAGGCGCACCTGGAGTTCCTCGCCGAGGCCGAGAAGCGCGACCACCGCAAGCTCGGCAGCGAGCTGGACCTCTTCTCCATCCCCGAGCAGATCGGCTCCGGCCTCGCCGTCTTCCACCCCAGGGGCGGCATCATCCGCCGGGTCATGGAGGACTACTCGCGCCGCCGCCACGAGGAGGAGGGCTACGAGTTCGTCTACACCCCGCACGCGACGAAGGGGAAGCTCTTCGAGACCTCGGGCCACCTGGACTGGTACGCCGACGGCATGTACCCGCCCATGCAGCTCGACGAGGGCGTGGACTACTACCTCAAGCCCATGAACTGCCCGATGCACAACCTGATCTTCGACGCGCGCGGCCGGTCGTACCGTGAACTGCCCCTGCGCCTCTTCGAGTTCGGGACCGTGTACCGGTACGAGAAGTCCGGTGTCGTGCACGGCCTCACCCGGGCCCGCGGCTTCACCCAGGACGACGCGCACATCTACTGCACCCGTGAGCAGATGTCCGGGGAACTGGACAGCACGCTCACCTTCGTGCTGAACCTGCTGCGCGACTACGGCCTGACCGATTTCTACCTGGAGCTGTCCACCAAGGACCCGGAGAAGTTCGTCGGTTCCGACGAGGCCTGGGAGGAGGCGACCGAAACCCTGCGCCAGGTCGCCGAGAAGCAGGGCCTGCCCCTCGTGCCCGACCCGGGCGGCGCCGCCTTCTACGGCCCGAAGATCTCCGTCCAGGCCAAGGACGCGATCGGCCGCACCTGGCAGATGTCGACCATCCAGCTCGACTTCAACCTGCCCGAGCGGTTCAACCTGGAGTACACCGGCCCGGACGGCTCCAAGCAGCGTCCGGTCATGATCCACCGGGCCCTGTTCGGCAGTATCGAGCGGTTCTTCGCGGTGCTCCTGGAGCACTACGCGGGCGCCTTCCCGGCCTGGCTGGCCCCCGTCCAGGCGATCGGCATCCCGGTCGGCGACGCGCACATCGAGTACCTGGGGAAGTTCGCCGCCGCGGCCAGGAAGAAGGGCCTGCGGGTCGAGGTGGACTCCTCCTCCGACCGTATGCAGAAGAAGATCAGGACGGCCCAGAAGCAGAAGGTCCCGTTCATGGTCATCGTCGGCGACGAGGACATGAACGCCGGCACCGTGTCCTTCCGCTACCGGGACGGCTCGCAGGAGAACGGCATCCCGTTCGACGAGGCCATCGCCAAGATCGTGAAGGTCGTGGAGGAGCGGACCCAGGTCTGA
- a CDS encoding potassium channel family protein → MDDDSALARWEQHTEIPLFLASLVFMAAYATRVLAVSLSWGWRDLCGFAMLALWVLFAVDYVVRWRLGGQRFWRFATTHFLHTAVVLLPLLRPLRIVPLYDVIQRRQGDPRLSLYARVIAYASLSTLLLGLSGALAVYQQERGAPGSSMRTFGDAVWWAASTLSTVGYGDVTPVTPLGRVIATGMMACGLGLLGAVTGSFSSWLMQTFSRESDERPPGR, encoded by the coding sequence GTGGACGACGACAGCGCCCTGGCCCGCTGGGAGCAGCACACCGAGATTCCCCTGTTCCTGGCGTCGCTGGTCTTCATGGCCGCCTATGCCACCCGGGTCCTGGCCGTGAGCCTGTCCTGGGGCTGGCGGGACCTGTGCGGGTTCGCGATGCTCGCCCTCTGGGTGCTGTTCGCCGTCGACTACGTGGTGCGCTGGCGGCTGGGCGGGCAGCGCTTCTGGCGCTTCGCCACCACGCACTTCCTGCACACCGCCGTGGTGCTGCTGCCGTTGCTGCGCCCGCTGCGGATCGTCCCGCTGTACGACGTCATCCAGCGTCGGCAGGGAGATCCACGGCTCTCCCTGTACGCGCGCGTGATCGCCTACGCGAGTCTGTCCACGCTGCTGCTCGGCCTCTCCGGTGCCCTCGCGGTCTACCAGCAGGAACGCGGGGCGCCCGGCAGCAGCATGCGCACCTTCGGGGACGCCGTGTGGTGGGCCGCCTCGACCCTCAGCACGGTCGGCTACGGCGACGTCACCCCGGTGACCCCGCTCGGCCGGGTGATCGCGACCGGGATGATGGCCTGCGGGCTGGGTCTGCTCGGCGCGGTGACGGGTTCGTTCTCGTCCTGGCTGATGCAGACGTTCTCCCGGGAGAGCGACGAACGGCCCCCGGGGAGGTGA
- a CDS encoding HIT family protein gives MLPSMTSEPEQQIGVGTQDAFQRLWTPHRMAYIQGENKPSGPGADDGCPFCSIPAKSDEDGLVVRRGEHVYAVLNLYPYTGGHLMTVPYRHVADYTDLTPAETVELAELTKQAMAALRTASGAHGFNIGMNQGAVAGAGIAAHLHQHIVPRWGGDTNFMPVVGHTRVLPQLLADTRGMLAQAWPAG, from the coding sequence ATGCTGCCTAGCATGACGAGCGAGCCGGAACAGCAGATCGGAGTGGGGACGCAGGACGCGTTCCAGCGCCTGTGGACGCCCCACCGGATGGCCTATATCCAGGGCGAGAACAAGCCGAGCGGTCCGGGGGCCGACGACGGCTGTCCCTTCTGCTCCATCCCGGCGAAGTCGGACGAGGACGGGCTCGTCGTCCGGCGCGGAGAGCACGTGTACGCCGTCCTCAACCTGTACCCCTACACCGGCGGTCACCTGATGACGGTGCCGTACCGGCATGTGGCCGACTACACCGACCTGACCCCGGCGGAGACCGTCGAGCTGGCGGAGCTGACCAAGCAGGCCATGGCGGCTCTGCGCACGGCGTCCGGCGCGCACGGGTTCAACATCGGCATGAACCAGGGCGCGGTGGCGGGTGCCGGTATCGCGGCCCATCTGCACCAGCACATCGTCCCGCGCTGGGGCGGCGACACCAACTTCATGCCCGTCGTGGGCCACACGAGGGTGCTGCCGCAGTTGCTGGCCGACACCCGCGGGATGCTGGCGCAGGCGTGGCCGGCCGGCTGA
- a CDS encoding elongation factor G-like protein EF-G2 → MGDKAQTHHPGAAGRALAADRPASVRNVVLVGHSGSGKTTLVEALALTAGAVNRAGRVEDGGTVSDYDDIEHRQQRSVQLSLVPVAWDGIKINLLDTPGYADFVGELRAGLRAADAALFVVSASDGVDGTTRMVWEECAAVGMPRAIVVTHLEAARADFEEMTRICAQAFGGDDPDAVLPLYLPLRGPESPDGHTSVTGLVGLLSKKLFDYASGERKESEPGEDQLPDLEEARDRLIEGIISESEDETLMDRYLGGEQVDIKTLIEDLERAVARGSFFPVLAAAPAAEGARQGLGTVELLQLITGGFPTPFEHPLPGVTTVDGEPRELKPCDTDGPLVAEVVKTSSDPYVGRISLVRVFSGTLRPDQPVHVSGHGLADRGHEDHDVEEKTGALSMPFGRQQRPVTHAVAGDLVCVARLGRAETGDTLSAKDDPLLMEPWQMPDPLLPLAIQAHSKADEDKLSQGLARLVAEDPTMRLEHDQDTHQVVLWCLGEAHADVALERLRSRYGVQVDVVPHRVSLRETFADRATARGRHVKQSGGHGQYAICEIEVEPLPGGSGIEFVDKVVGGAVPRQFVPSVEKGVRAQAAKGVAAGYPLVDVRVTLVDGKAHSVDSSDAAFQTAGALALREAAADARIHLLEPVAEVTVLVGDDYVGAVMSDLSGRRGRLLGTEQVGSGRTLIRAEVPEFEIGRYAVDLRSLSHGTARFDRSYARHEPMPAQIAERIREQAGDDG, encoded by the coding sequence ATGGGCGACAAGGCACAGACACACCACCCCGGGGCCGCCGGCAGGGCTCTCGCGGCCGACCGGCCCGCGTCCGTACGGAACGTGGTGCTGGTCGGCCACTCGGGCTCGGGCAAGACGACTCTGGTGGAGGCCCTCGCGCTGACCGCGGGGGCGGTGAACCGGGCGGGCCGCGTGGAGGACGGCGGCACCGTCTCCGACTACGACGACATCGAGCACCGCCAGCAGCGCTCGGTCCAGCTCTCCCTGGTGCCGGTCGCCTGGGACGGCATCAAGATCAACTTGCTGGACACCCCCGGATACGCCGACTTCGTCGGGGAGCTGCGGGCCGGTCTGCGCGCCGCGGACGCGGCCCTCTTCGTCGTCTCGGCCTCGGACGGCGTCGACGGCACGACCCGGATGGTGTGGGAGGAGTGCGCGGCCGTCGGCATGCCCCGCGCGATCGTGGTCACGCACCTGGAGGCCGCGCGCGCGGACTTCGAGGAGATGACCCGGATCTGCGCGCAGGCCTTCGGCGGCGACGATCCCGACGCCGTACTGCCGTTGTACCTGCCGCTGCGCGGCCCCGAGAGCCCCGACGGGCACACCTCCGTCACCGGGCTGGTCGGACTGCTGTCGAAGAAGCTGTTCGACTACGCGTCCGGGGAGCGCAAGGAGTCCGAGCCCGGCGAGGACCAACTGCCGGACCTCGAAGAGGCCCGCGACCGGCTCATCGAGGGGATCATCTCGGAGAGCGAGGACGAGACCCTCATGGACCGCTATCTGGGCGGCGAGCAGGTCGACATCAAGACACTGATCGAGGACCTGGAGCGGGCCGTCGCCCGCGGCAGCTTCTTCCCCGTCCTGGCCGCCGCCCCCGCCGCCGAGGGCGCCCGGCAGGGACTCGGCACGGTCGAGCTGCTCCAGTTGATCACCGGCGGCTTCCCGACCCCGTTCGAACACCCCCTGCCCGGCGTGACCACCGTCGACGGCGAGCCGCGCGAGCTGAAGCCGTGCGACACGGACGGGCCGCTGGTCGCCGAGGTCGTCAAGACCTCCTCCGACCCCTATGTCGGCCGGATCTCACTGGTCCGCGTCTTCTCCGGCACGCTGCGTCCCGACCAGCCGGTGCACGTCTCCGGGCACGGCCTCGCCGACCGCGGCCACGAGGACCACGACGTCGAGGAGAAGACCGGCGCCCTGTCCATGCCCTTCGGCCGGCAGCAGCGCCCGGTGACCCACGCCGTCGCCGGCGACCTGGTGTGCGTGGCCAGGCTCGGCCGCGCCGAGACCGGCGACACGCTCTCCGCCAAGGACGACCCGCTGCTGATGGAACCCTGGCAGATGCCGGACCCGCTGCTGCCGCTCGCCATCCAGGCGCACAGCAAGGCCGACGAGGACAAGCTCTCCCAGGGGCTGGCCCGGCTGGTCGCCGAGGACCCGACCATGCGGCTGGAGCACGACCAGGACACCCACCAGGTGGTGCTGTGGTGCCTGGGCGAGGCCCACGCCGACGTCGCCCTGGAACGGCTGCGCAGCCGCTACGGCGTCCAGGTCGACGTCGTACCGCACCGGGTGTCCCTGCGGGAGACGTTCGCGGACCGGGCCACCGCGCGCGGCCGGCACGTCAAGCAGTCCGGCGGACACGGCCAGTACGCGATCTGCGAGATCGAGGTGGAGCCGCTGCCGGGCGGCTCGGGCATCGAGTTCGTGGACAAGGTCGTCGGCGGCGCGGTGCCCCGGCAGTTCGTCCCGTCCGTCGAGAAGGGCGTGCGGGCGCAGGCCGCCAAGGGGGTCGCCGCCGGTTATCCGCTCGTCGACGTGCGGGTCACTCTGGTGGACGGCAAGGCCCACTCGGTGGACTCCTCCGACGCCGCCTTCCAGACGGCGGGCGCGCTCGCCCTGCGGGAGGCCGCGGCCGACGCGCGGATCCATCTGCTGGAGCCGGTCGCCGAGGTCACCGTGCTGGTCGGCGACGACTACGTGGGCGCCGTGATGAGCGACCTGTCCGGCCGGCGCGGCCGGCTGCTGGGGACCGAACAGGTCGGCTCGGGCCGGACCCTGATCCGCGCGGAGGTACCGGAGTTCGAGATCGGCCGGTACGCGGTCGACCTGCGTTCGCTCTCCCACGGCACGGCCCGCTTCGACCGGAGCTACGCCCGGCACGAGCCGATGCCGGCGCAGATCGCCGAACGGATCCGCGAACAGGCGGGTGACGACGGGTAG
- the pgsA gene encoding phosphatidylinositol phosphate synthase encodes MLNKYARAFFTRVLTPFAAFLIRRGVSPDTVTLLGTAGVVAGALVFYPRGEFFWGTVVITLFVFSDLVDGNMARQLGRSSRWGAFLDSTLDRVADGAIFGGFALWYAGHGNDDVLCAVSIFCLASGQVVSYTKARGESIGLPVAVNGLVERAERLVISLVAAGFAGLHEFGVPGVRWLLPVALWIVAVGSLVTLVQRVVTVRRESAEAEAEARPTAGEAAQ; translated from the coding sequence ATGCTGAACAAGTACGCGCGTGCATTTTTCACGCGTGTCCTCACACCGTTCGCCGCGTTTCTCATCCGCCGGGGCGTGAGCCCCGACACGGTCACACTCCTCGGCACGGCCGGGGTGGTCGCGGGTGCGCTGGTCTTCTACCCCCGGGGCGAGTTCTTCTGGGGCACGGTCGTGATCACCCTGTTCGTCTTCTCCGACCTGGTCGACGGCAACATGGCCCGCCAGCTCGGCCGTTCCAGCCGCTGGGGCGCCTTCCTCGACTCCACCCTGGACCGGGTCGCCGACGGCGCGATCTTCGGCGGGTTCGCGCTCTGGTACGCGGGCCACGGCAACGACGACGTGCTGTGCGCGGTGTCGATCTTCTGCCTGGCCAGCGGGCAGGTCGTGTCGTACACCAAGGCGCGCGGCGAGTCGATCGGGCTGCCGGTCGCCGTCAACGGGCTCGTCGAGCGCGCCGAGCGGCTGGTGATCTCGCTGGTCGCGGCCGGCTTCGCCGGTCTGCACGAGTTCGGCGTGCCGGGCGTCCGGTGGCTGCTGCCGGTCGCCCTGTGGATCGTCGCCGTCGGCAGCCTCGTCACGCTGGTCCAGCGGGTCGTCACCGTGCGCCGCGAGTCCGCCGAGGCGGAGGCGGAGGCTCGGCCGACCGCCGGCGAGGCGGCGCAGTGA
- a CDS encoding phosphatidylinositol mannoside acyltransferase, translating into MTGADRLTDALYGAGWSTVKKLPEPAAARLGRTIADLAWKRRGKGVQRLESNYARVVPGASPERLAELSRAGMRSYLRYWMESFRLPAWSAERISSGFDPKDLHHLTDGLAAGRGVVLALPHLANWDLAGAWVTTALETPFTTVAERLKPETLYDRFVAYREGLGMEVLPHSGGSAFGTLARRLRDGGLVCLVADRDLSASGVEVDFFGERARMPAGPALLAQQTGALLLPATLWYDDSPVMRGRVHPPVEVPASGTRTERTAVMTQALADAFAGGIADHPEDWHMLQRLWLADLDPTKGPA; encoded by the coding sequence GTGACCGGCGCCGACCGGCTCACCGACGCGCTGTACGGCGCCGGCTGGAGCACGGTCAAGAAGCTCCCCGAGCCCGCCGCGGCGCGCCTGGGCCGGACCATCGCCGACCTCGCCTGGAAACGGCGCGGCAAGGGCGTACAGCGTCTGGAGTCCAACTACGCGCGCGTGGTGCCCGGCGCGAGCCCCGAGCGGCTCGCCGAACTGTCCCGCGCGGGCATGCGTTCCTACCTGCGGTACTGGATGGAGTCCTTCCGGCTGCCGGCCTGGAGCGCCGAGCGGATCAGCTCGGGCTTCGACCCCAAGGACCTGCACCACCTGACCGACGGGCTGGCCGCCGGCCGGGGCGTGGTCCTCGCGCTGCCGCACCTGGCCAACTGGGACCTGGCGGGCGCCTGGGTCACCACCGCCCTGGAGACGCCGTTCACCACGGTCGCCGAACGTCTGAAGCCGGAGACGCTCTACGACCGCTTCGTCGCCTACCGCGAGGGCCTCGGCATGGAGGTCCTGCCGCACAGCGGCGGCTCCGCCTTCGGCACCCTGGCCCGCAGGCTGCGCGACGGCGGCCTGGTCTGCCTGGTCGCCGACCGCGACCTGTCCGCCTCCGGCGTCGAGGTCGACTTCTTCGGCGAGAGGGCCCGCATGCCCGCCGGCCCCGCCCTCCTCGCCCAGCAGACGGGCGCGCTGCTGCTGCCCGCCACCCTCTGGTACGACGACTCGCCCGTCATGCGGGGCCGGGTGCACCCGCCCGTCGAGGTCCCCGCCTCCGGCACGCGGACCGAGAGGACGGCCGTCATGACCCAGGCACTGGCCGACGCCTTCGCCGGCGGGATCGCCGACCACCCCGAGGACTGGCACATGCTCCAGCGCCTGTGGCTCGCCGACCTCGACCCCACGAAGGGACCCGCGTGA